One window of Atribacter laminatus genomic DNA carries:
- a CDS encoding ROK family transcriptional regulator: protein MRGTPGLIRKINRSNIIGLIQKRGSLSRSEISRISGLSLPSVSRIIDSLIQEGILKEIGKGKSLRGKKPLLIDINSDHQYVFGVEISRKGQIILCNLTGKVLRREQYFPDPSQGPLSIANQLSKKITQLSHSLNLLPNKIAGVGIGTPGFLFKAGPLISQSPFFGWNSINAVEIFEKSFPYPVIVENVAKASAIAEKMYGYGKQFDNFFYIFTDWGVGGGFFTGGALYRGINGNAGEFGHTIIEQNGVPCYCGNLGCLEQYTSTDAIVREARSINKNIKDFDSVMNAFQLGDSKIIALIEKSGEILGKGVANIINLLNPEAIIIGGEIARKCPIYIQSAIVQAHGAVFSLEARKTPVITSQLGEEAVAMGMASEVISRFINGNPPIKREE from the coding sequence ATGAGGGGAACTCCCGGTTTAATTCGAAAAATTAATCGTTCCAATATTATCGGATTGATCCAGAAACGGGGATCTCTTTCTCGATCGGAGATTTCACGGATCAGCGGTCTTTCTTTGCCTTCGGTTTCGCGAATTATTGATTCTCTCATTCAAGAAGGCATCTTAAAAGAAATTGGAAAGGGTAAGTCGCTGCGGGGGAAGAAGCCTCTTTTAATAGACATCAACAGCGACCACCAGTATGTTTTTGGGGTGGAGATTTCCCGAAAAGGACAAATTATACTCTGCAATTTAACCGGTAAAGTTTTAAGGCGTGAACAATATTTTCCCGATCCTTCCCAAGGTCCTTTATCCATTGCTAACCAACTTTCGAAGAAAATCACCCAGCTTAGCCATTCATTGAATTTATTACCAAACAAAATTGCTGGAGTAGGCATTGGAACCCCGGGTTTTCTTTTCAAAGCTGGACCCCTCATTAGCCAATCACCCTTTTTTGGTTGGAACAGCATTAATGCCGTTGAGATATTTGAGAAGTCCTTTCCCTATCCAGTGATAGTTGAAAATGTCGCAAAGGCTTCGGCTATCGCAGAAAAAATGTACGGTTATGGAAAACAATTTGATAACTTTTTTTATATCTTTACCGACTGGGGTGTAGGAGGAGGGTTTTTTACTGGCGGAGCTTTATATCGTGGAATAAATGGCAACGCTGGAGAATTTGGTCACACTATCATTGAACAAAATGGAGTTCCTTGTTATTGTGGGAACCTTGGTTGTCTTGAGCAATACACTTCTACTGATGCAATAGTTCGAGAAGCAAGATCCATTAATAAAAATATTAAAGATTTTGACTCGGTCATGAACGCCTTCCAACTCGGTGATTCAAAAATTATTGCTCTTATTGAAAAATCTGGAGAAATTTTAGGAAAAGGAGTGGCTAATATTATTAACCTGCTCAATCCAGAAGCCATTATTATTGGAGGAGAAATTGCTCGCAAATGTCCCATTTACATTCAGTCGGCAATAGTGCAAGCTCACGGTGCCGTCTTTTCTTTAGAAGCCCGAAAAACCCCGGTTATTACTAGTCAGCTTGGAGAAGAGGCGGTTGCTATGGGAATGGCTAGTGAAGTTATCAGTAGATTTATTAACGGAAATCCACCAATCAAGAGGGAGGAATAG
- a CDS encoding alpha-ketoacid dehydrogenase subunit beta, with protein MRQITYREAIHEVLDYELETNPDVFLLGEDIGPLGGAFSVTKGLWEKFGNERVRNTPLSEVAIVGAATGAASVGKRPVAEIMFCDFLFVAGDQLINQTPKMRFMFGDQCQLPLVIRTTIGAGQSAAAQHSQSLEGMLAHIPGFITVVPSTPFDVKGLLKTAIEDNNPVLFYEHKGLYNLKGDVPKEMYSIPFGVADVKRTGSDVTIIATAETMHKSLRVAERLQNEGVSIEVVDPRTLVPLDIETLVHSIKKTHRAVIVHEAHLSYGPGAEIAARLADEAFDHLDAPIKRVGAKDVPIPMAPHLENYVIPQEDDIEKAVRSVINF; from the coding sequence ATGCGACAAATTACCTACCGTGAAGCCATCCATGAGGTTTTAGATTATGAACTTGAAACCAATCCCGATGTTTTTTTATTAGGAGAAGACATTGGACCTCTGGGTGGGGCATTTAGCGTTACTAAAGGGTTATGGGAAAAATTTGGAAACGAGCGCGTCCGGAACACTCCCTTGTCTGAAGTAGCAATTGTGGGTGCTGCCACCGGCGCTGCCTCGGTGGGCAAGCGACCGGTAGCTGAAATTATGTTCTGCGACTTCCTTTTTGTTGCTGGTGACCAATTAATTAATCAGACACCGAAGATGCGGTTCATGTTTGGCGACCAATGTCAACTTCCTTTGGTAATTCGAACTACTATTGGCGCCGGTCAGTCCGCAGCAGCCCAACACTCTCAATCCTTAGAGGGGATGTTAGCCCACATCCCAGGTTTTATAACCGTCGTTCCTTCGACCCCCTTTGATGTAAAGGGTCTCCTTAAAACTGCTATTGAAGACAATAATCCGGTGCTCTTTTATGAGCATAAAGGACTATACAATCTCAAAGGTGATGTCCCAAAAGAGATGTATTCCATTCCTTTTGGAGTCGCAGATGTTAAAAGAACCGGGAGCGATGTAACGATTATTGCCACCGCAGAAACAATGCACAAGTCATTACGGGTGGCTGAACGCTTACAAAACGAAGGAGTAAGTATTGAAGTTGTCGATCCTCGCACTCTGGTTCCATTGGATATCGAAACCTTGGTTCATTCAATTAAGAAAACCCATCGGGCGGTCATTGTTCATGAAGCCCACTTAAGCTACGGTCCCGGTGCGGAAATTGCCGCTCGCCTTGCTGATGAAGCTTTTGATCATCTCGATGCTCCAATAAAGCGAGTTGGTGCTAAAGACGTCCCGATCCCAATGGCTCCGCATTTGGAAAATTATGTCATTCCCCAAGAAGATGATATTGAAAAAGCCGTTCGATCAGTGATTAATTTTTAA
- a CDS encoding thiamine pyrophosphate-dependent dehydrogenase E1 component subunit alpha, which yields MIEKDLARNLLVTMKKIRIFEEEAVKLFAAHELPGWLHSYIGEEAVAAGVCLALNPGDYIASTHRGHGHCIAKGVSLRKMMAELYGKETGYCKGRGGSMHIADFSLGMLGANGIVGGGIPIATGAALGSQMKKDSKVTVCFFGDGASNQGAFHESLNLASAWKLPIVYVCENNLFAETTPQADHQAIRNIADRAAGYGIPGVTTDGMDVVSVYKDAQKAIERARSGKGPTLLEAKTYRYRGHWEGDPQPYRTKADIEEWKKKDPIANFERFLLNQKLITSDEIETITEEIAKEINDAIEFGRTSPYADPQICLSTLYIH from the coding sequence ATGATTGAAAAAGATTTGGCTCGGAACCTTCTCGTAACCATGAAAAAGATCCGGATCTTTGAGGAGGAAGCAGTTAAATTGTTTGCTGCTCATGAATTACCGGGTTGGCTTCATAGTTATATCGGGGAAGAGGCTGTCGCTGCGGGAGTTTGTTTGGCGCTAAACCCTGGAGATTATATCGCCAGTACCCATCGGGGCCATGGTCACTGTATTGCCAAAGGGGTGTCTCTCCGGAAAATGATGGCCGAATTATATGGCAAAGAAACCGGCTACTGCAAGGGAAGGGGAGGATCCATGCACATAGCTGATTTTTCCCTGGGAATGCTGGGTGCCAATGGAATCGTAGGAGGGGGCATTCCCATTGCCACTGGTGCGGCTTTGGGAAGTCAGATGAAAAAAGACAGCAAGGTTACTGTGTGTTTCTTCGGTGATGGAGCCTCGAATCAAGGTGCTTTTCATGAATCCCTCAATTTAGCTTCAGCCTGGAAACTCCCCATTGTATATGTATGCGAAAACAATCTTTTTGCTGAAACCACTCCGCAAGCCGATCACCAGGCAATCCGCAATATTGCCGACCGGGCTGCAGGTTACGGAATACCGGGAGTAACTACCGATGGCATGGATGTCGTGTCGGTCTATAAAGATGCTCAAAAAGCCATTGAAAGGGCTCGATCAGGGAAAGGACCGACCTTATTGGAGGCTAAAACCTATCGATATCGCGGGCATTGGGAAGGTGATCCTCAGCCATACCGGACCAAAGCTGACATCGAGGAATGGAAAAAGAAAGACCCCATTGCAAACTTTGAAAGATTTCTCCTCAACCAAAAACTCATTACTTCCGATGAAATTGAAACTATAACTGAGGAGATTGCCAAGGAAATTAATGATGCCATTGAATTCGGTCGTACCTCGCCTTATGCCGATCCACAGATCTGTCTCTCCACACTTTATATACACTAA
- a CDS encoding pyridoxamine 5'-phosphate oxidase family protein produces MENSSVISVVQKLMQTQNLAVLGTSNGDTPHCSIVNFSATDDLHSIVFATYRDTRKYANLKNNRRVSLLVDNRSNQENDHHQAVAITVFGNARELAFEEKAPFLLHHLIKHPSLVEFTDSPNCALILVEVEKYYVVQQFKIVTELYPTPLDKQ; encoded by the coding sequence ATGGAAAATTCATCCGTTATCTCCGTAGTCCAAAAATTAATGCAAACTCAAAATCTGGCAGTGTTAGGTACCTCCAATGGAGATACCCCCCATTGTAGTATTGTTAATTTTTCGGCCACCGATGATTTACATTCGATTGTTTTTGCAACATATCGTGATACTCGAAAATATGCGAATCTGAAAAATAATCGTCGTGTTTCTCTTCTCGTTGATAATCGGTCAAACCAAGAAAACGACCACCATCAGGCGGTTGCAATAACCGTTTTTGGGAACGCCCGGGAACTTGCTTTCGAGGAAAAGGCGCCCTTCCTTCTTCATCATCTCATCAAACACCCTTCACTAGTTGAATTCACCGATTCCCCAAATTGTGCGCTCATTTTAGTCGAAGTTGAAAAGTATTATGTGGTTCAGCAGTTTAAAATCGTCACCGAGCTCTATCCAACTCCTCTAGACAAACAGTAA
- a CDS encoding uroporphyrinogen decarboxylase family protein has translation MTTEELYQSRLKRYITTMKNGKPDMIPIRPFVAEFASQYAGYTAQQATHDYRYAVKAYLKCARDFDWDAIPANMIYCWTGLVQAIGLTYYGIPGIDLPPQVGFQYKEPPEEKAFMPPEDYDLLISDPTGYLFNVWLPRVSNDIQRPGQPISERHNLALLKGGMAMTEYFSVLGNLAQSLRTECGTVSAICGILKAPLDILADKLRGYYGLANDLCYQPKKVLEACEAMMPHLMQVALDSADPQKQVPIGFWMHRSCVPLISLDHFQNIFWPTLKPIVEEIWKHGNQVLFYAEGNWDRHLETFRELPAGSVVYHVDRGDIFLAHQILGDKFCLSGGIPNDLFHREPEEVKDYCKKVIDGVARDGGYIMDAGAIIQNDARVDCIQALTEITREYGQY, from the coding sequence ATGACCACCGAAGAACTTTATCAAAGCCGACTTAAGAGATATATTACTACTATGAAAAACGGCAAACCGGACATGATTCCCATCCGTCCTTTTGTTGCTGAATTCGCTTCTCAATATGCTGGTTATACCGCCCAGCAAGCAACTCATGATTATCGCTATGCAGTAAAAGCTTATTTGAAATGCGCTCGTGATTTTGACTGGGATGCAATCCCTGCCAACATGATCTATTGTTGGACAGGCTTAGTGCAGGCAATAGGACTTACTTATTATGGTATTCCTGGGATTGATTTACCACCCCAAGTAGGCTTCCAGTATAAAGAACCTCCCGAAGAAAAAGCTTTCATGCCCCCCGAAGACTATGATTTATTGATTTCCGATCCGACTGGATATTTATTTAATGTTTGGTTGCCTCGCGTTTCTAATGATATCCAACGCCCCGGTCAACCGATTAGTGAGCGCCATAACTTGGCCCTTCTTAAGGGCGGCATGGCTATGACCGAGTATTTTAGCGTTCTAGGGAATCTTGCCCAATCTTTGCGAACCGAATGTGGAACTGTGTCGGCGATCTGCGGCATTCTTAAGGCTCCTCTAGATATCCTTGCCGACAAATTAAGAGGATATTATGGACTGGCTAATGACCTCTGTTATCAACCTAAAAAGGTATTAGAAGCTTGTGAAGCGATGATGCCCCATCTTATGCAAGTCGCCCTCGATAGTGCCGACCCACAGAAACAAGTACCCATCGGCTTCTGGATGCATCGCAGTTGTGTGCCGCTCATATCACTTGATCATTTTCAAAACATTTTTTGGCCGACCCTTAAACCAATCGTTGAAGAAATTTGGAAACACGGAAATCAAGTTCTCTTTTATGCTGAAGGAAATTGGGATCGTCATTTAGAGACATTCCGAGAACTGCCCGCTGGAAGCGTTGTCTACCATGTTGACCGGGGTGATATTTTTTTAGCTCATCAGATTTTGGGTGATAAGTTTTGCTTAAGCGGAGGAATCCCCAATGATCTTTTCCATCGAGAACCCGAAGAAGTGAAAGATTATTGTAAAAAAGTAATCGATGGTGTCGCTCGAGACGGAGGGTATATTATGGATGCCGGGGCTATTATTCAAAATGATGCTCGGGTCGACTGCATCCAAGCCCTCACCGAAATCACTCGTGAATACGGGCAGTATTGA
- a CDS encoding NAD(P)-dependent oxidoreductase, whose protein sequence is MRKVGFIGLGNMGKGMCKNLILKGNQLTVFDVNQDAMQLFKGKATLAPSPLEVLKNSEVIFLSLPNSTVVEKIMNEFLNEGVRGKIFVDTSTSYPMSTRSLHAKIKAAGGGLVDSPLIAGPAEADRGELIAVAAGDKEDIDKVDDLLRCYCKHYDYVGPSGNGHLIKIAQNFAGLSQALIYAQLYPIIAKYGINPQELYKSLNNEVFSNWVFQFYSEKYIKKNYHMDFALELGLKDLNYMKKLCDDLNIPGFLLDGAIDLCRVALKEGKGKELDFSHAGNTMYEYVGLD, encoded by the coding sequence ATGAGAAAAGTTGGTTTTATTGGATTAGGTAATATGGGGAAGGGTATGTGTAAGAATTTGATTCTGAAGGGAAACCAATTAACCGTTTTTGACGTCAATCAGGATGCTATGCAACTCTTTAAAGGAAAGGCTACATTAGCTCCTTCTCCTTTGGAAGTCTTAAAAAATAGCGAAGTTATTTTTCTCTCTCTTCCTAACTCTACCGTCGTTGAAAAAATTATGAATGAATTCCTCAACGAGGGAGTCCGGGGGAAGATATTTGTCGATACATCAACCAGCTATCCCATGTCGACTCGTTCACTCCATGCCAAAATTAAAGCTGCCGGAGGAGGCTTAGTTGATTCTCCCTTAATCGCCGGTCCCGCCGAAGCTGACAGGGGAGAATTAATTGCTGTCGCTGCTGGAGACAAAGAAGATATTGACAAAGTTGATGACCTTCTCCGCTGCTACTGTAAGCATTACGACTATGTGGGGCCATCGGGCAACGGACACTTAATTAAAATTGCTCAAAATTTTGCTGGGCTTTCTCAAGCGCTTATCTATGCCCAGCTCTATCCAATTATTGCCAAATACGGTATTAATCCCCAGGAACTTTATAAATCCCTTAACAATGAAGTTTTTTCTAACTGGGTCTTCCAGTTTTATAGCGAAAAATACATAAAAAAGAATTATCATATGGACTTTGCTCTTGAACTCGGACTTAAAGATTTAAATTATATGAAAAAACTGTGTGATGACCTAAATATTCCTGGTTTTTTATTGGATGGCGCCATTGACCTCTGCCGAGTCGCGCTTAAAGAAGGCAAAGGCAAGGAGTTGGATTTCAGTCATGCCGGAAATACCATGTATGAATACGTAGGATTAGATTAA